The proteins below are encoded in one region of Acidiferrobacteraceae bacterium:
- the argC gene encoding N-acetyl-gamma-glutamyl-phosphate reductase, giving the protein MIKIGIIGGTGYTGVELLRLLSGHPEAQLEVITSRGEAGRPVAELFPSLRGHVDLAFSEPDTKALAACDVVFSATPNGVAMTHARELVDAGTKLIDLAADFRISDIATWEKWYGMKHACPDLVGEAVYGLCEINRESIKGARIVANPGCYPTVVQLGFLPLIEHGLIDDARLIADCKSGVSGAGRKTEIPYLYSEAADTMKAYGVAGHRHLPEIRQGLARVAGHEVGLTFTPHLAPMIRGMHATLYARLTADAPDLQSLYEKRYDGEHFVDVLPAGSHPETRSVRGTNTCRIALHRPQDGDTVVVLAVIDNLVKGAAGQAVQNMNILFGLDESMGLGQPGLMP; this is encoded by the coding sequence ATGATCAAGATCGGCATCATCGGCGGGACGGGCTATACAGGCGTTGAGCTGTTGCGCCTGCTTTCGGGACATCCCGAGGCACAGCTGGAGGTAATCACCTCCCGCGGTGAGGCGGGTCGGCCCGTGGCCGAACTGTTTCCGAGTCTGCGTGGCCACGTCGACCTGGCCTTCAGTGAACCCGATACCAAGGCCCTGGCGGCCTGCGACGTGGTCTTCAGCGCCACGCCCAACGGGGTTGCCATGACCCATGCGCGTGAACTGGTGGATGCGGGCACGAAGCTGATTGATCTCGCGGCCGACTTCCGGATCAGCGACATCGCCACCTGGGAAAAGTGGTATGGCATGAAGCACGCCTGCCCGGACCTGGTGGGCGAGGCCGTATACGGCCTTTGTGAGATCAATCGGGAATCGATCAAGGGGGCGCGCATCGTCGCCAATCCCGGTTGCTATCCCACCGTGGTTCAGCTTGGGTTCCTGCCCCTGATCGAGCATGGCCTGATTGACGATGCCCGGCTGATCGCGGACTGCAAGTCCGGTGTCAGCGGCGCCGGGCGCAAGACCGAGATACCCTATCTGTACAGCGAGGCGGCCGATACCATGAAGGCCTACGGCGTCGCCGGTCATCGTCACCTGCCCGAGATTCGTCAGGGTCTGGCGCGTGTCGCCGGTCACGAAGTGGGTCTGACCTTCACGCCTCATTTGGCCCCCATGATCCGGGGCATGCATGCCACGCTGTACGCGCGTCTGACCGCAGACGCGCCGGATCTTCAATCGCTGTACGAGAAGCGCTACGACGGTGAACACTTCGTCGACGTGTTGCCGGCTGGCAGCCACCCGGAGACCCGTTCCGTGCGCGGAACGAACACCTGCCGCATCGCACTGCACCGGCCCCAGGACGGTGACACCGTGGTTGTGCTCGCCGTGATCGACAATCTGGTCAAGGGTGCCGCCGGTCAGGCGGTGCAGAACATGAATATCCTGTTTGGTCTTGATGAATCCATGGGTCTCGGACAACCCGGGCTCATGCCCTGA
- a CDS encoding polymer-forming cytoskeletal protein translates to MLESKSSQKACNTIDTLIGVKTEIKGDISFTGGLRVDGKIRGNIIASGDASSTLVLSEHAEVEGDVTVPHMILNGRIKGNVHCSERVELQPKAEIIGDVHYKIIEMALGAAINGNLVRETAESAQKGTIAKLKTVGGSEEKA, encoded by the coding sequence ATGCTGGAATCGAAATCAAGCCAGAAGGCGTGCAACACCATTGATACCCTGATCGGAGTGAAAACCGAGATCAAGGGCGACATCTCCTTCACCGGCGGTCTGCGCGTGGATGGAAAGATCCGCGGCAATATCATTGCCAGCGGCGATGCCAGCAGCACGCTCGTGCTGAGCGAGCATGCCGAGGTGGAGGGCGATGTAACCGTGCCGCACATGATCCTCAATGGCCGCATCAAGGGAAACGTCCACTGCTCCGAGCGGGTGGAACTGCAGCCCAAGGCGGAAATCATTGGCGACGTGCACTACAAGATCATTGAAATGGCCCTGGGCGCGGCGATCAACGGCAATCTGGTGCGCGAGACCGCGGAGTCGGCCCAAAAGGGAACCATTGCGAAGCTGAAGACCGTGGGCGGTTCCGAGGAAAAAGCCTGA
- the cysC gene encoding adenylyl-sulfate kinase, giving the protein MTAQSSNKVWHHATVTRARREQLNGHRSALLWFTGLSGSGKSTLAHTVEEQLHQLGCHTFVFDGDNVRHGLCSDLGFSETDRSENIRRIAEMGKLYVDAGMIALTAFISPMRQDRAFVRNLVGENDFIEIWCRCPLEVCEERDVKGLYRRARAGEIDHFTGISAPYEEPDRADLIVDTDREELDDSAARIISLLRDRGVIPSA; this is encoded by the coding sequence GTGACAGCGCAGAGCAGTAATAAGGTCTGGCATCACGCCACGGTGACGCGCGCACGGCGCGAGCAGCTGAACGGCCATCGCAGCGCGCTGCTTTGGTTTACCGGCCTGTCGGGCTCGGGCAAGTCGACTCTCGCCCATACGGTGGAGGAACAGCTGCACCAGCTTGGCTGCCACACCTTTGTATTTGACGGCGACAACGTGCGCCACGGCCTGTGTTCCGACCTCGGCTTTTCCGAGACGGATCGGTCCGAGAACATTCGCCGCATCGCCGAAATGGGGAAGCTCTATGTCGACGCCGGGATGATTGCGCTGACGGCGTTTATCTCCCCGATGCGCCAGGACCGGGCCTTCGTGCGCAATCTTGTGGGCGAGAACGATTTCATTGAAATCTGGTGTCGTTGCCCATTGGAAGTGTGCGAGGAGCGGGATGTCAAAGGTCTGTATCGACGCGCCCGCGCCGGGGAGATCGATCACTTCACCGGGATCTCGGCTCCGTACGAGGAACCGGACCGGGCTGACCTGATCGTCGACACGGACCGTGAAGAGCTTGACGATTCGGCCGCCCGAATAATTTCCTTGTTGCGCGACCGCGGAGTGATACCATCCGCGTAA
- a CDS encoding putative 2OG-Fe(II) oxygenase — translation MNTKADNILDGLWVWPADQKADKFCEEPTMVVTDFEDAQDLNRKIYDRILELEEEGSLVHTFANAGSKVRHVHKWGCPEADFLEERVKYLFEYLTGRKARIDLGWANVNRKYNYLAGHSHLGTLASIVYMLEPGDPPTEEYPLSGRLSFLDPRIPACCPDEPDRLTLEVHADMRAGTMVMFPAWVVHQVHPYFGDKTRITLAWNVNPAD, via the coding sequence ATGAATACCAAAGCGGACAACATCCTGGATGGGCTGTGGGTTTGGCCAGCAGATCAGAAGGCCGACAAATTCTGCGAAGAACCCACGATGGTGGTGACGGACTTCGAGGACGCCCAGGACCTGAACCGGAAGATCTATGACCGAATCCTGGAACTGGAGGAGGAAGGCTCGCTCGTCCATACTTTTGCCAACGCCGGTAGCAAGGTGCGGCACGTCCACAAATGGGGTTGCCCGGAAGCGGATTTCCTCGAGGAGCGGGTCAAGTACCTGTTCGAGTACCTCACCGGACGCAAGGCGAGAATTGATCTCGGCTGGGCCAATGTGAACCGGAAGTACAACTATCTTGCCGGTCATTCCCATCTGGGTACGCTGGCGAGCATCGTGTACATGCTGGAACCCGGGGACCCGCCTACCGAGGAGTATCCACTGAGTGGGCGCTTGTCATTTCTCGATCCCCGTATTCCGGCCTGTTGTCCCGACGAACCAGACCGCTTGACCCTGGAGGTTCATGCCGATATGAGGGCCGGTACCATGGTGATGTTCCCGGCCTGGGTCGTTCACCAGGTGCATCCCTATTTTGGTGACAAGACCCGGATCACGCTGGCCTGGAATGTAAACCCGGCGGACTGA